DNA from Pecten maximus chromosome 18, xPecMax1.1, whole genome shotgun sequence:
tatcacacagctgtattatctgttatcacacggctgtattatctgttatcacacagctgtattatctgttatcacacagctgtattatctgttatcacacagctgtattatctgttatcacacagctgtattatctgttatcacacagctgtattatctgttatcacacagctgtattatctgttatcacacagctgtattatctgttatcacacagctgtattatctgttatcacacagctgtattatctgttatcacacagctgtattatctgttatcacacagctatattatctgttatcacacagctgtattatctgttatcacacAGCTATATAACCTGTTATCACACAGCTatattatctgttatcacacagctgtattatctgttatcacacagctgtattatctgttatcacacagctgtattatctgttatcacacagctgtattatctgttatcacacagctgtattatctgttatcacacagctgtattatctgttatcacacagctgtattatctgttatcacacagctgtattatctgttatcacacagctgtattatctgttatcacacagctgtattatctgttatcacacggctgtattatctgttatcacacggctgtattatctgttatcacacggctgtattatctgttatcacacggctgtattatctgttatcacacagctgtattatctgttatcacacagctgtattatctgttatcacacagctgtattatctgttatcacacagctgtattatctgttatcacacagctgtattatctgttatcacacagctgtattatctgttatcacacggctgtattatctgttatcacacagctgtattatctgttatcacacagctatattatctgttatcacacagctgtattatctgttatcacacagctgtattatctgttatcacacggctgtattatctgttatcacacagctatattatctgttatcacacagatgtattatctgttatcacacagctgtattatctgttatcacacagatgtattatctgttatcacacagctgtattatctgttatcacacagctatattatctgttatcacacagctgtattatctgttatcacacggctgtattatctgttatcacacggttgtattatctgttatcacacagatgtattatctgttatcacacagctgtattatctgttatcacacagctgtattatctgttatcacacagctgtattatctgttatcacacagctgtattatctgttatcacatagctgtattatctgttatcacacagctatattatctgttatcacacggctgtattatctgttatcacacggttgtattatctgttatcacacagatgtattatctgttatcacacagctgtattatctgttatcacacagctgtattatctgttatcacacagctgtattatctgttatcacacagctgtattatctgttatcacatatctgtattatctgttatcacacAGCTTTATTGATATGGAGTTACATTGTTTTGTAGATTGGCTTCAGGCAGTCCGAGCGTTTGAGAGTATCGGTCTCCTGGCGTCGTCTATCGCCATTGCAACCTTGCTGTGCTACATCTTCAAATCAGATTTCAGGCGGAAGTTCCTTGTTTTTCTAGTGGCTGCAATTTCTAGTATTGTTACAGGTGAGTACGACACGGAACAcgcatatttaaaaaaaaaaatggcataaACGCTTTGGTCAGATATTGTAAAATATCTGTTTACATGCAGGTTCCAGTGAATTATACAATAACAGAAgtctagattttaattaaaacCCTATCAATAAGTCGTTTGCCTTGGAAATATCGCAGAGGACTAGAGGTATTTCCCCTGGGAACCTGACTGGTATTTATACAAATGGGGgttgttttataaataatcaTGCAAAAAGAGAGACATGATGTCGGTGAGGGGTTTGTACGAggtatatatgataaaaatattaaaaaaaaatactgtacgTGTTATTTTCACTATAGTGTCGGTTGTTTTAAAGGTGTTGCCCTGTCTTGTCTTTTGATAAGTTGTGTTAATTGTGTTAATTTCTgttgatatgaaataaaatataaaaagaattgGAATGATCAATACTACAGCGGGTGCCGACAGTTCGTCACCGATAACCTGGGCGGTAGGAGTGTCCGGCGGAGATAATAATTGGGATTAGTGTATAGAGGTACTGGCTTGGGCGGGGATTAGTAACTGTATtggggaggggtgaactgtaCTTAGTCTACCTGGGGACAAATCATGAGTTACCTCCCTCATACTTACCTTGGAATGAATCAAAATTTAATACACACCAGTTCTTTATTTCTTtaacttttgaaacaaaattaatatgtaaatgtttagaaTATTCTGAAACGCTTTTAATTAAAAACTGTTGAACATGAAACGTTTGCAGGGATACATACTATGTGTAGAAAATATGTACACCTTGGAAAATCGATTTTCATTGGCATAAAGTGGTAGGTTTTCGCAAGAAGGATGTGTATTTCTTTTCAAGCACAGGTACGAATACGTACCAACGTGTAATCAAAGGTCCCTTAAGCCCCTATTGGCCTTCCCGTATACTTGCCCTGGTGCGAATGtatgttgatacagtgtactaacaCTACACTTTCACCTACATTTGCCATATGCTCCTTTGATTGAAGATGTTAGAGAGGACGCGAAACAGGTAGACGGAGTGGTAGTGAGAAAAGTTGAGGTAGTGAGTAATTAATTGCCCATTTATACATACAATTCTGTCGGTGTGTATtcaatgtatatagatatatacatgtatatgcatcaggtaagttttttttattatatatctatcactTTCGAGTTTATATTTCATTAGTGAAAGTACTTTACTtgtttaatttgttatatatacccgATCAAATTAAGTATAACTTAAGACATACATtaaataacacacacataccactgaAGACATTTTACcgtgtgtgaccttgacattttgaCAGGTGGATGCATTTTGCTGTCAGTCCTTATCTACGGTATCTCTATCAAGATCTCTCTATCCTGGTCATTCGCTTTGGCAGTGGTCAGTGGTATTCTTTACGGAATTTCTGGAGCTTTACTACAGGGGACCTTCATCAAAGAAGCGAAGGAACCAATCTAGAGGAGGACACGTGTCTGTGTGAGATGACGTCATCTTACCTGAGATACATTTAGGTTATATACGTATACACAGTGTGTATCTTTGTTACAATCGAACTAGTTAGAACAGAAAACTTCTCACGTCAAGCCACAAAGCATGTACCTACGGAAGCCGAATAGtaccaatgaaaaaaaataacttagttggtatcattaaaaataaataaaaaatctcgtatatacgagtttctttctcgtatatacgagattatttctcgtaataacgagtttctttctcgtatatacgagattcttaatctcgtatatacgagaaagaaactcgtatatacgagaaataatctcgtatatacgagaaagaaactcgtatatacgagactGAATgtcgtatatacgagaaagaaactcgtatatacgagaaataatctcgtatatacgagaaagaaactcgtatatacgtgattttttatttattttttaatgataccaactaagttatttttttcattggtcctattcggcttccgtaTGTACCAGTGGTTCCAAAATAACAAAGATTACCGATGTAATAATGAAGCCGTAATTCTAACTCTATACTTGTTGATATATCGAAGCTGTAAAGAAATGGAATAAAAAAGTAAACCAGCACAGGAAGAACTACAACATATTAAAGAGAAAATCAAACGCTGAATTTTTGACTTTCTATATCCATGGCAGAGCTGTCTTTCAAAGGAAAATAAAAGCTAAAATAAGTATCTTTTGTATGTGCAAAAATAAAGAGAAATCGTGGTAACCAAGTACAATTTATCATTTCCGTACAATCATATCATATTGCCTATTACAAACATTGTTCATAGTACAAACattattcatatcaaaattattgttaatattACAAACATTGTTCATATTACAAACATTGTTCCTATTACAAACATTGTTCCTATTACAAACATTGTTCATATTACACGtacatacattgtttatattacaaacattgTTCATATTACAAACAGTGCTATCACACTGCCATAGAAATACTATTAACTATGGATTAATAGAAAGGCTATTAACTATGGATGAACAGAAAGGCTATTAACTATGGATGAACAGAAAGGCTATTAACTATGGATGAACATAAAGGCTATTAACTATGGATGAACAGAAGGGCTATTAACTATGGATGAACAGAAAGGCTATTAACTATGGATGAACAGAAAGGCTATTAACTATGGATGAACAGAAAGGCTATTAACTATGGATGAACAGAAAGGCTATTAACTATGGATGAACAGAAAGGCTATTAACTATGGATGAACAGAAGGGCTATTAACTATGGATGAACAGAAAGGCTATTAACTATGGATGAACAGAAAGGCTATTAACTATGGATGAACAGAAAGGCTATTAACTATGGATGAACAGAAAGGCTATTAACTATGGATGAACAGAAAGGCTATTAACTATGGATGAACAGAAAGGCTACCAACTATGGATGAACAGAAAGGCTATTAACTATGGATGAACGGAAAGGCTATTAACTATGGATGAACAGAAAGGCTACCAACTATGGATGAACAGAAAGGCTATTAACTATGGATGAACAGAAAGGCTATTAACTATGGATGAACAGAAAGGCTATTAAATATGGATGAACAGAAAGGCTACCAACTATGGATGAACAGAAAGGCTATTAACTATAGATGAACAGAAAGGCTATTAGCTATGGATGAACAGAAAGGCTATTAACTATGGATGAACAGAAAGGCTATTAACTATGGATGAACAGAAAGGCTATCATCTATGGATGAACAGAAGGGCTATTAACTATGGATGAACAGAAAGGCTATTAACTATGGATGAACAGAAAGGCTATTAACTATGGATGAACAGAAAGGCTATTAACTATGGATTAATAGAAAGACTATTAACTATGGATGAACAGAAAGGCTATTAACTATGGATGAACAGAAAGGCTATTAACTATGGATGAACAGAAGGGCTATTAACTATGGATGAACAGAAAGGCTATTAACTATGGATTAATAGAAAGGCTATTAACTATGGATGAACAGAAAGGCTACCAACTATGGATGAACAGAAAGGCTATTAACTATGGATGAACAGAAAGGCTATTAACTATGGATTAATAGAAAGGCTATTAACTATGGATGAACAGAAAGGCTATTAACTATGGATGAACAGAAGGGCTATTAGCTATGGATGAACAGAAAGGCTATTAACTATGGATGAACAGAAAGGCTATTAACTATGGATGAACAGAAAGGCTATTAACTATGGATGAACAGAAAGGCTATTAACTATGGATGAACAGAAAGGCTATTAACTATGTATGAACAGAAAGGCTATTAACTATGGATGAACAGAAGGGCTATTAACTATGGATTAATAAAAAGGCTATTAACTATGGATGAACAGAAATACTATTAACTATGGATTAATAGAAAGGCTATTAACTATGGATGAACAGAAAGGCTATTAAATATGGATGAACAGAAAGGCTATTAACTATGGATTAACAGAAAGGCTATTAACTATGGATTAACAGAAAGGCTATTAACTATGGATTAATAGAAAGGCTATTAACTATGGATGAACAGAAAGGCTATTAACTATGGATGAACAGAAAGGCTATTAACTATGGATGAACAGAAAGGCTATTAACTATGTATGAACAGAAAGGCTATTAACTATGGATGAACAGAAGGGCTATTAACTGGATTAATAGAAAGGCTAATAACTATGGATGAACAGACAGGCTATTAACTATGGATGAACAGAAAGGCTATTAACTATGGATGAACAGAAAGGCTATTAACTATGGATGAACAGAAAGGCTATTAACTATGGATGAACAGAAGGGCTATTAACTATGGATTAATAGAAAGGCTAATAACTATGGATGAACAGAAAGGCTATTAACTATGGATGAACAGAAAGGCTATTAACTATGGATGAACAGAAAGGCTATTAACTATGTATGAACAGAAAGGCTATTAACTATGTATGAACAGAAAGGCTATTAACTATGGATGAACAGAAAGGCTATTAACTATGGATGAACAGAAAGGCTATTAACTATGGATTAATAGAAAGGCTATTAACTATGGATGAACAGAAAGGCTATTAACTATGGATGAACAGAAAGGCTATTAACTATGGATGAACAGAAAGGCTATTAACTATGTATGAACAGAAAGGCTATTAACTATGGATGAACAGAAAGGCTATTAACTATGGATTAATAGAAAGACTATTAACTATGGATTAATAGAAAGGCTATTAACTATGGATGAACAGAAAGGCTATTAACTATGGATGAACAGAAGGGTTATTAACTATGGATGAACAGAAAGGCTATTAACTATGGATTAATAGAAAGACTATTAACTATGGATTAATAGAAAGGCTATTAACTATGGATGAACAGAAAGGCTATTAACTATGGATGAACAGAAGGGTTATTAACTATGGATGAACAGAAAGGCTATTAACTATGGATGAACAGAAAGGCTATTAACTATGTATGAACAGAAAGGCTATTAACTATGGATGAACAGAAGGGCTATTAACTATGGATGAACAGAAAGGCTATTAACTATGGATGAACAGAAAGGCTATTAACTATGGATGAACAGAAAGGCTATTAACTATGGATGAACAGAAAGGCTATTAACTATGTATGAACAGAAAGGCTATTAACTATGGATGAACAGAAGGGCTATTAACTATGGATTAATAAAAAGGCTATTAACTATGGATGAACAGAAATACTATTAACTATGGATTAATAGAAAGGCTATTAACTATGGATGAACAGAAAGGCTATTAACTATGGATTAATAGAAAGGCTATTAACTATGGATGAACAGAAAGGCTATTAACTATGGATTAATAGAAAGGCTATTAACTATGGATGAACAGAAAGGCTATTAACTATGGATGAACAGAAAGGCTATTAACTATGGATGAACAGAAAGGCTATTAACTATGGATTAATAGAAAGGCTATTAACTATGGATGAACAGAAAGGCTATTTACTATGGATGAACAGAAAGGCTATTAACTATGGATGAACAGAAAGGCTATTAACTATGTATGAACAGAAAGGCTATTAACTATGGATGAACAGAAAGGCTATTAACTATGGATTAATAGAAAGACTATTAACTATGGATTAATAGAAAGGCTAGTAAATATGGATGAACAGAAAGGCTATTAACTATGGATGACTTGTcaacgtgacgtcattgtattgtcgtcg
Protein-coding regions in this window:
- the LOC117316736 gene encoding uncharacterized protein LOC117316736, whose product is MPEFFDAPILIKIATILEVIAFVLNVIAFSTPFWRSVHFEEFRLYDDQGTRLESAIAIQGFDEGLWRRCINSICADIDVAGRDWLQAVRAFESIGLLASSIAIATLLCYIFKSDFRRKFLVFLVAAISSIVTGGCILLSVLIYGISIKISLSWSFALAVVSGILYGISGALLQGTFIKEAKEPI